The following is a genomic window from Bacteroides acidifaciens.
GTGGAGGTTTCTTTGGGAGTTGGTTATGTACATGCTGAGTATGATAAGTATAATTGTACTACATGTGGTAAAAAAATGGGTAAAGGAAATGCTGATTACATCGGCCCCACTAAAGCGGCAATTTCCATTATCTATATGTTAAAGTAGACTTTTAATAAGTTGGGGTTCGTTTTATTGTTTTTCTATTTTGCTAAAAAAGTATATTAATGAAACTGTTACAATATTATAAGCAACTGTCTTTTATGGTGGGCTGGTGCGGATTACTACCGTTGTGCACTTATGCTCAAGATGCTGTATTGCCTGCTGGCAACTTACGTTGGGATTATTCAGATAGCCGTGTGGCGAGGAGTGTGGATGGACGTGATTTGAATATCGAGTTTGCGATAAAACCTGTCGTAAAACTGAAAACTCAAGAAGTTGTGTGCATTTCTCCCCGTTACATTTCGGCAGACGGGAAGGAAAGCATAGAGTTGGAACAGGTGTGCATATCCGGAAAAAGAAGATATAAGGTGATTAAGCGTCGTAAGGCTTTACGTAATCAAAAGCCCGGACAAGCTGGTTTTGGTAAAGTGCATTCTGTTAAGGAGTTGAAAGATACTCCTATAGTATTTAAGAGTACTTTTCCTTTTGAAAGTTGGATGGCAGATGGGCATATTATAGTGGAGGAGGCATCGTATGGCTGTGCCGAGTGTGGAGTAAGTTTGAATGAGGGTATGGCACTGGAAGCTGGTATTCCATTTTTTGGAGCAAAAGATTATGTCTATGATTTTATCGAACCGGAAAAGGTTTTGGTTAAGTGTTACAGGGATTCTTTTGATTGTAAAGTGACTTTTCCTGTGGCACAGTATGGGCTTCGTGAGACCTTTGCCGATAATAGTCAGGAACTTGCCAAGCTTGGACAATTTGTGTCTGAAAGTTTGAAAATCGAAGGAGCGGAACTCAAGAGTGTATATATAAAAGGCTATGCTTCGCCCGAAGGAGGTTTTGATTATAATAGGTCTCTTGCGCAAAGACGTACTAAAACCCTTTCGGACTATATCGCCAACCGATATCCTGCCTTGAAGAAAGCAGTGGTCTATAGTACTGAAGGTGTCGGGGAGGACTGGGAAGGCCTTAAGGCGGCAGTCAGTGGCTCCAATCTTGCCAATAAGGATAAAATCCTTTTTATTATCGAACATAACCAAAATGATATGGAACGCGAGTCTGCTATCCGTGAGTTGGATAATGGCAAAACCTATCAGATTCTCCTGAAGGAGTTCTATCCAAAGCTACGGCGTACGACATTCAGTCTCAGTTTTGATGTAAGGCCTTATGAACTAGAGGAACTTTCTGGAGTTTTTGAGACGACCCCGGAATGTCTTAGCCAGTATGAAATGTACTTGTTGGCCGAATTGTATGCTTCCCGAAGTGAAAATCCTTTGCCAGTGTACAAGAGGGCATATGAGCAGTTTCCGGGAGACATTGTGGCGACTTTGAATTATGCCAATGCCCTGCTGAAATACGGGAATGATCCGGATGGGGCTCTGCAGGTGTTGGATGCTGTAAAAGAAGATTCTCGTTCTCTTTTCCCCATGGCAATTGCCTATAGTTTGAAAGGTGAGTGGAAACGGGCTGAGAGTTTGTTGAAGGAGGCTGCTAAATATGGTAACATTAATGCTGCTGCGTTTTTCAAAAATAGAAAATAATCAATATATAACTTAGATTTAATTTTAATATTTATTTAAACAATTAACTTATGAAAGTAGTAAAAAGTTTTACTGTTGCGGCTTTGGCATTGCTTGCGGCATGTAGTAATGAAGAAAATCAAGTTACATTAGACAATACAAGTTATCCGATGGACGTTAGAGTGTCATTGAACACTAACAAGGTGGGGACACGTGCCGCTATGGGAGACTTACAGGAAACAGTAGCTGACCAGGCGGCAGCCGCACTGTCTAAAGTACATGTGTATCTGGTAGATGGCAGTGGTAATATCACGGTTGCAGAAGAGTTTATAAAGGACGACGCGAAATGGGGGCAACTGGTGAATGCCGTTCCCGTCTCTGCCGATAAAACCCCGGGAGGATATAAATTCCTCGATGTGACGGCTGCAACCAAAGAGGCAGTTGTAATCTGTAATCCTCAGGGAGCTATCGTTCAGAAAGGTGGTAAAATGGCCGATGTTGTAGATTATGTGCTTAAATCAAAAATTGGAGAGGTTATTTACGCAGATGCCAAAGACCTGACAGTAATCGGTCAAGAATCTTATGGTGTTAATCCACAGGATGATAAGAGAGTGGTTAAAGCCGCTGAATTCACTCTTGCTGGTAATATGAACCGTTTCCAGGTATTGGGAACCAAATTTGCGAAGATAGAATGGACTCAGTCAGGAGAGGCGGATGCTAAAAAATGGCAGGAAGACTGGATAAAAGCTAATGCCGGTAAAACAGCTGAAGAGGCTCTGGCAGCTTTTGTCGCTCATGTCGGTAAGTATGACGTGAAGACAGGAGCGTCTCCAAATGATGCAGAATGGAAGAAATATTTCCAAGTTGTTGATGTAACAGCAGAGAATACAGGCATCGTGATGAATCGCTTCTATAACAAGTTCCATGTTGCAAACCATAGTTCCAATGAGTTGCTGGAAGCAAAAACTTATCAGGGTGATAGATATGACTTTGCTACAGGTACGTTTAAACCGGATGGAAAGAATGATTTGTCTGAAGCTGCTTCTTATTATAGTGCTGTTGGTTTTGATTTTGAGACAGCTAAAAAAGCTGCTGCTTTCAACTTCTTCAGTGATAAAGTGACTAACTATGGTAAAGGTGGTGATGCTCCTACTCTGCATTTTATTTTTAAGACAGGAAAGGTTAGTGAAAACCGTCGTTTCCTGAATGTTACTGGATATACCGAAACTGAAGGACAGGATACAGGCTTGGATGCTGCTGCAAACAAGGTTGGAAAACTGTTGAACATTGATTTGTCGAAAGTGAACGGCGGTCATGGTATTCTAGTAGATGCTGACCCGACTATTCCTGAAGGAGTAATACCTGAACCGGGTGGTAAGGAAGATTTCAATAACGAGAGTGCAAACGTGATTGTCAGAGTGCAGGTACAACCTTGGGTGGCAGTAAATGTATTTCCTATTCTTTAATATACAAGTAGGTATAGATTAATTGTCTGTTTGTTCTTTCCCGTTTTTTTCATGTTTGGAAAGAACGGGAAAGCCAAAAAGTTCTCGTAAGGAGGGTATTTCCTGCCCTTCTTTTTTTGTAAGACAAACTGATGGAAGCATAAGACCTTTCAGGGGTTTGTGAAATAGATATTTGATTATTATTATTTTAAAAATATGAGCATTAGATACGCATTTACATGGCTGCTACTGATGGTCACAACGTTTGTCGTGACATCCTGCAACCAAGTCTATGATGACTTAGGCGCTTGTCTTGGCAATACCATTGTCTTTTCCTATCTGGCTGATGATAATAAAGAGCATCTACAAGAATATGTAGATGATATTGATGTCTTTATTTTTGATGCTGAAGATGAAAATCTGGTAGAAAAATATCATCTCAAAGGAGAGCAGTTATCCTCTCCATTGGAAGTCAGACTTCCTGAAGGAGAGTATAGGGTGGTAGCTGTAGGTAATGCCTTGAAAGAAACTTCCATTATAAAAAACGATAGTTATAAAGAAGGACTGGTGTCCCGTCCTGAACTTACAGAAAATGATATCCCGGCAGTGGGTACGTTTAACAGGTTGTATTTAGGAGAAACTATTGTAACATCGAAGGTGCTGAATGAATCGCGTGATGTGGTACGCCTTTATTCTCAACATGTAAAAATACATGCGGAAGTGCTTCCCGATGGAGATGCGGATATACAGCCTTGGTTTGAACAGAATACTAAGAATGGATTCCGTCTACAGGTGGAATCTTTGTCAGCCCGTTTCTCTTTTACCGGTACTCGTTCCGGAATTACCTCATTTGATCTTCCATTTACAGCCGGAGAGAAAAAAGACCGTTTTGTACTTGATTTCAATACTTTGCGCTTTGAGGACGAGGATCCGATATTGATTTATCTTGTACAGAATGAGGCAGTTCTTTGTACTGTAGATGTAGCGCAATATATCGCACAGTACCACGATAAAGTTCAGATAACAGGTCGGCAGGAAGCACTGCTTCCATTATATTTCCGTCAAAATCTGTTTTCTTTGAGTGTAAGTGTAAAACCATGGGAAGCAGTGGATGTGGTTCCCATAAACTGATTGATGAAGATTATGTTGAAATATATGAAATATATCCATACGGTAAAAGCTATTGGTCTTTTTACGATTACAATGCCACTGCTCTTTTCTTTTGTTCTGCTGTCTTGCCAGGGAGAGGAAAATTGTATGGAGCAGTTTTCAGATGAGGACAATGTGACTGTCAAATTGAATTTATCGACTAGAAGTGTTGAAGCAGGAGAGAGTGACATGTTGGATGAATATTCTTCCGATCCTGCTAACTGGTATAAAACCGGAACGTTATTTCCTAAACCACCTGCTTTGCCGAGAATCGCGCTTATGATTTTTAACAAGGATTTAAACCGGTATGTATATAACAGTTTGATATCCTTTAATCCCGATGGTGTGAGTGGACGGTATCAGATCAAGGTACGCATCCCTAAAGGTGAAACAGAGTTTTATGCTTTTTATGCTCCCAATCAGACGGGAAAGGATTTGCCTTATTATACTCCTGAAGGAGATTTTCGCAATAAGATTCCATGGGATTTTCAAAAGATGGGTATAGAAGAAATAAACAGAGAAGCTATTGTAGGTGCAGCGTTTCCCGCTATTCTTAAGGAGCAGGAGAATGGTAGTATCGGACTTCCGTCAAATAGCCCCTATGATGGCGTAGACCCTTCACCGGCAAATGAAAAAATTATAGATTGGACGGAGACTGTTGCAAAGCCTTGGGAGGATGTTCCCGGAATGTCTAACAGATTACATATGGGCATGCTTTCGGGAAAGGCAAAAGCAACTGTGCAACCTTCTACTGGGGAACAGGTACAGGAGGTTACAGTTCCCTTATTCCGTGATTTCTCCCGCATCCGGATATATATCGCAAGTGCGGCCGCTCATGACCGAATAAATTATATTTATAAGAGGATTGCTTTTCTTAATTTTCCGGTGATGATGTCTCCCTCTTTCAGAGAAAATGATTCGGATGAAGCTCAACTGGCCGCTTCTAGCCCAAGTACAGAGAATATTATGGAACATACAGGTGTCTATTCTTATGGAATAAAAAACGGGGGAGCAATGAGCATATATGAGGCCCCTTTTACTGCTGATGGAAAGATTGATCATACGCAGATGGAAAATCGGAAATATGAACAGTTCTTTTTGCCACAGTATCTGGCTCCTTATATTCCGGAAAGCAATACTTGGCAAAAGGGGTATCCTCATCCAAAGATACAGTTGACTGTGGAACATTCTGATGGAGGAAATAATTCACAGTTAAAGACAAAGACTTTCTTGTTTGATGTTGGTGAAGAAACCTCTTCTGGTGTATACTCCGGACCGATTTATCCAAATCGAGATTATAAAGTGTTCATTGTTTTACCGGAGTCTTCTGACAAGGAGATCATTTACCGGGTCGAACCGTGGGTAAGGAAAAATGTGGATTTTCCTCCATTCCAATGATATACACAAGAATTTATCATGATAAATTTTATTATTTATGAAACGATATAAACTGAAAACAACTTATTTCATTCTGTTATTGCTTCCATTGCTTGTATGTTGCACGGATGAAGACCTTATTCAAAGGAATGGTGTGATGGAGGGAATACCTACCACAGTGGATATAAGTGTCGGTACGGCGGCCAATACCGCCAAGACCCGTTCTGTCTTATTAGAAGGTGAAGAGAGAAAAATCTATGACCTTTACTTGTGGGTTTTCAATGCTTCAGGTGGTGTGGAGTTCTCTCGGGAATATTCGAGGGAAGAGCTTAATATGGCTGCAAGTGATCTGGAAACGGCAACGGGCGAGAAAGACAACGATGCGCCTACTAGTATGGGGTTGCTGAAAAATATAGGTCTTACCACGGGAGAAAAGACACTGTTCCTGTTGGCAAACTATAAATCGGACGGTGACGGGCTGTTTCATGTCGAGCCGGATGTGCTGGCGGGGATAGTGAACCTGTCTGACTTGGAAAAAATAAAGGCAGCTATGACTGTACATACTTTGTTCCGTCCGAATGGCAACCTGCTAATGTCAGTGACTCATAAGGTGACGATTTCCAATGCTACTAAACGGGTAGAGGTTTCTTTGAAACGTTGTGAGGCTAAGGTTACGGTTAATGTGAAAACCGCTGACGGGCTTGTATTTGAGCCTGGAACATACAAACTCGGTAATGTGCCAAGTTCAACGTTCCTCACGGAACATGCCAAAGGTTCTGATCAAACAGCTTCGTGGGATGCGAACGGGATGGACGGAAAATCATACTGGAACTCGGAAAAATTCCAGTTTGAGGGAGATGCCGACAACATAACTACTTCATTCTATATGCCTGAAAGCCGGAAGGCTGCGAAGAAGGCCATTCTTCCCACTTCTCCCGGTTATAATGCGGATAGGAAAGGGTATGACCTGAGACAGAAGCAACTGAAGTCTCCCGTTGCAGGTGCAACTGACAAACCGAATCTACAGAACGGTGCAACGGAATATGCGCCGGAGCTTGCCCCTTATATTGAATTTACAGGTGAATTGCGTCAAAGCATGATGACTGGAGATGTTCCGACCGAACGTTTTGGAAGAGTGACTTACCGTATCTACTTGGGATATACGTCAATCGAGGATCCGGTTAATGATTACGATATAGAACGTAACGTGCATTATACTTATAATGTGACTATTAAGGGGATGAATGACTTGGTTATTGAAGCATTGTCAGACAAGGATAAGGAAGAGGAACCTTCTCCTGGTACGGAAGGATTGGTATATGACGCATATAGGTCGTTTATCTTTGATTGCCATTATGAGCAGGGGTTAATGCGTTTTCAAAAGGACGAGCTTGCTATTTTTAACCCGGATGGCAGTTTGAAGGATGATGCTATGCTCTCTTTTGCTATTCGTACGCCGTTTTGTGATAAGATTATATCTTATACGAAAGCGGAATTGGAACAACTGAAGAATAACAACTATATCCCCATCAAAGAAAAAAAGGCTGATACAGACTGGCTCAAATTCTATATCCATCCAAGCACTTTGACCGACAATGGAAACGAGGATATGCAATATTTCTCCGATACGGGTGCTAATCTGCTTTCGCTGGAACAGTTCCTTTACAAGCTGATGAATGAATCTGATTATGTATTCAATGCAGCTTCGGGACTTTGTAAAGTAACAGTTTATGCCAATGAATATTTCTACGAACAAAATCCTATGCAGGAAAACGCTCCTAAGGACAAGGATTTGTGGAAAATCTTTGCCAACTCTCCGGATCGGACATTTGATTTGCTGGTAAATACGTCACATGAAATTTCTCCTGACGGACAGTCACGTTACCATCAAGCGATTGTGACCATTCGGCAGATGTCCATAAAAACAGTGTTTGTCAATAGTCCTGACGGTATGCGCGTTTGGGGAGTGGAGAATGTGAATGAGACGCCAGATTTGGATTACATGGTAAGAGCCGCTACTGAAGCAGATGCTTTTTATAATAAATATTATTCTAATGGTTGGGCAAATACGTGGTCTGTAATGAGCAGACGTACTGGAGGATTAACAGATAATATAATGCCTGATCCTATGTATAGAGGTAAAGAGAATACTTTATGGCAGGTTATGACAAAAGTAGAAAATGCAAAACTAACATTAAGTAAAGACCATACGAATTTGGCATTGTCTAATTATCATGCTACGTATGCTTGTTTTACCCCATTCTTAAGAAACAGGGATAACAATCGTGACGGACAAATGCAGGCAAATGAAATGCAATGGTATATTCCTTCTGTTTGTGAAACGAATATGTTGTATGTGGCAGAACGAGCGTTACCGTTAAAGAGCAGGCTTGTCGGGCATGCTCCGTCAGATAATGCTACGGCATTGTACACTTCAAGAGCTTTTATGGGAAGTACCAATTTGACTTTGGCCAGTTGTAATACCATTATGTTGGTAGAGGAGTCGCATAGTATGACTCCTATATATAATTTTGATTATTATAGCAATATTTCTGCTCCGGGAAAAAGAATGCCTTATTCGGATGTGAGATTGATCAGGGATTTGGGTATTTTGGAAACTTCGGAGGATCATAGTTACCATCTCGATGAAGTAGATAAGGAACTCAATAAAACATTAGTCAATAAATGGGCGGAGAATGAGTACTTGATTTTCAGGGCTGAGAATTTACCTTCTAATGTTACCCGGGCTACCAGGGCTATTTATGAACTACCGGCACATAATGAAACCTCACAGATAAATACGGTTTATCAGAAAGGGTTTGAAGTTGCCAAATATATAGCCAATACAATAGACAAACCAAAGGATTTGAATAACCCTAACAGAGAAAGTGAATATTATTATGAAACCTGGAGTACTTTGACAAGTGATATAGAGAAAGGAAAATCTCCGTGTACTTATTATTATCAGAACCCGGATAAGAGCGATTTGGGGACATGGCGTTTACCCAATGAAGCTGAACTGATGATAATGGCTGGAGGTTTGTTTGATTGGGATGACAGAGAGAAGCCTAAAGTCTATGATTTTGGTGGGAATTTACCTTCTTTAAACATGAAAAATGGACAAGTTATCCACTCTCGGACAGGATTTTCACAACGCGATATGAACGGTGCAAGATCATTTAGTGCTGGTTATCAGATGTATTTTGATGGTTACCTCAGGTTTGTCACGACTGTTGACACACAATGGGGAGGAGATAACGATAGGCTTGTGAATGCCAAAAAAGGATATGTACGTTGTGTAAGAGATCTTGAATAGGGATAACATTTGAAAACAGACATAATTTCTTGATTGTTTTATAATTGACAGGTGCTATGGAGTCAATCTGTAGCACCTGTACATATTGAAGTGGGGGGATGTAAAATCCGGATGAACAGTCGTTTGTTTCTGAATATTGATTAATAGTATTTATCAATCCCGCCAAATCCTGTTATTATTTTATTTTCTTTCGTCTTGTTGATAAAGTTGTTTAAGCGCTTCTCGAATTCTTCCGGTCGGTTCCTTGCAGCTTCAATATATGCTATCCGGATACGTTTATATGGTTCGGAAAAACGTTGGTAATTCTCCCATATCATTTTATCTTCTTTCAATCTGCCCATTATATCATTGGGAAAAACGAAAGGAGCAGACAAGACATCCCGTATCTTATCTTCAAATTTAGGGTGTATCATCTTATTTTCCAATAGCCATTTCAGTCTTTCTTTGTTGGCTTGCGAGTAGGTACTTTTAGGGTTTCTAGGCGTGAAATGCTGGATTTTATGTGTTTTGTCGAGCGTCTTTATTGTACTGTCAATCCACTCGAAACAAAGGGCTTCTTCAACAGCGTCATTGTACGTTATGCTCTTTTTGCCCGAGGCTTTACTGGGAAATACAAACCACACTTCATTGGCAGTCTCAAAGTTCTCTGCCAGCCATTTTCTCCAGTCTTTTCTATCTTCAAAATATTTTATATCTATCGACATGATAAATTATTTCTTTAATTTTTTGTGCCCATACCGGACAGTCTATATCTTGTTTTACGTTCAACTCCGCTTTGAGCAAATAATGATTACCCAAAGTTTCATGCTGATTATATTTATGATTTGTCGCAATATAGGGATATTTAGGGTGGAAGATGGAACTTGACGTGAAGATTTAAGTGTTATTTAGATAATTAACCCATAGCTGTTTTTATATGGTCGGGGTATGGATTTGAAAATTGTTAGTGTTTTGGGTGTGGATATTAAAAAATGAACAAAAAA
Proteins encoded in this region:
- a CDS encoding DUF4906 domain-containing protein; this translates as MKRYKLKTTYFILLLLPLLVCCTDEDLIQRNGVMEGIPTTVDISVGTAANTAKTRSVLLEGEERKIYDLYLWVFNASGGVEFSREYSREELNMAASDLETATGEKDNDAPTSMGLLKNIGLTTGEKTLFLLANYKSDGDGLFHVEPDVLAGIVNLSDLEKIKAAMTVHTLFRPNGNLLMSVTHKVTISNATKRVEVSLKRCEAKVTVNVKTADGLVFEPGTYKLGNVPSSTFLTEHAKGSDQTASWDANGMDGKSYWNSEKFQFEGDADNITTSFYMPESRKAAKKAILPTSPGYNADRKGYDLRQKQLKSPVAGATDKPNLQNGATEYAPELAPYIEFTGELRQSMMTGDVPTERFGRVTYRIYLGYTSIEDPVNDYDIERNVHYTYNVTIKGMNDLVIEALSDKDKEEEPSPGTEGLVYDAYRSFIFDCHYEQGLMRFQKDELAIFNPDGSLKDDAMLSFAIRTPFCDKIISYTKAELEQLKNNNYIPIKEKKADTDWLKFYIHPSTLTDNGNEDMQYFSDTGANLLSLEQFLYKLMNESDYVFNAASGLCKVTVYANEYFYEQNPMQENAPKDKDLWKIFANSPDRTFDLLVNTSHEISPDGQSRYHQAIVTIRQMSIKTVFVNSPDGMRVWGVENVNETPDLDYMVRAATEADAFYNKYYSNGWANTWSVMSRRTGGLTDNIMPDPMYRGKENTLWQVMTKVENAKLTLSKDHTNLALSNYHATYACFTPFLRNRDNNRDGQMQANEMQWYIPSVCETNMLYVAERALPLKSRLVGHAPSDNATALYTSRAFMGSTNLTLASCNTIMLVEESHSMTPIYNFDYYSNISAPGKRMPYSDVRLIRDLGILETSEDHSYHLDEVDKELNKTLVNKWAENEYLIFRAENLPSNVTRATRAIYELPAHNETSQINTVYQKGFEVAKYIANTIDKPKDLNNPNRESEYYYETWSTLTSDIEKGKSPCTYYYQNPDKSDLGTWRLPNEAELMIMAGGLFDWDDREKPKVYDFGGNLPSLNMKNGQVIHSRTGFSQRDMNGARSFSAGYQMYFDGYLRFVTTVDTQWGGDNDRLVNAKKGYVRCVRDLE
- a CDS encoding DUF3868 domain-containing protein; this translates as MKLLQYYKQLSFMVGWCGLLPLCTYAQDAVLPAGNLRWDYSDSRVARSVDGRDLNIEFAIKPVVKLKTQEVVCISPRYISADGKESIELEQVCISGKRRYKVIKRRKALRNQKPGQAGFGKVHSVKELKDTPIVFKSTFPFESWMADGHIIVEEASYGCAECGVSLNEGMALEAGIPFFGAKDYVYDFIEPEKVLVKCYRDSFDCKVTFPVAQYGLRETFADNSQELAKLGQFVSESLKIEGAELKSVYIKGYASPEGGFDYNRSLAQRRTKTLSDYIANRYPALKKAVVYSTEGVGEDWEGLKAAVSGSNLANKDKILFIIEHNQNDMERESAIRELDNGKTYQILLKEFYPKLRRTTFSLSFDVRPYELEELSGVFETTPECLSQYEMYLLAELYASRSENPLPVYKRAYEQFPGDIVATLNYANALLKYGNDPDGALQVLDAVKEDSRSLFPMAIAYSLKGEWKRAESLLKEAAKYGNINAAAFFKNRK
- a CDS encoding YdeI/OmpD-associated family protein, with protein sequence MSIDIKYFEDRKDWRKWLAENFETANEVWFVFPSKASGKKSITYNDAVEEALCFEWIDSTIKTLDKTHKIQHFTPRNPKSTYSQANKERLKWLLENKMIHPKFEDKIRDVLSAPFVFPNDIMGRLKEDKMIWENYQRFSEPYKRIRIAYIEAARNRPEEFEKRLNNFINKTKENKIITGFGGIDKYY
- a CDS encoding FimB/Mfa2 family fimbrial subunit, producing MSIRYAFTWLLLMVTTFVVTSCNQVYDDLGACLGNTIVFSYLADDNKEHLQEYVDDIDVFIFDAEDENLVEKYHLKGEQLSSPLEVRLPEGEYRVVAVGNALKETSIIKNDSYKEGLVSRPELTENDIPAVGTFNRLYLGETIVTSKVLNESRDVVRLYSQHVKIHAEVLPDGDADIQPWFEQNTKNGFRLQVESLSARFSFTGTRSGITSFDLPFTAGEKKDRFVLDFNTLRFEDEDPILIYLVQNEAVLCTVDVAQYIAQYHDKVQITGRQEALLPLYFRQNLFSLSVSVKPWEAVDVVPIN
- a CDS encoding DUF5042 domain-containing protein, translated to MKYIHTVKAIGLFTITMPLLFSFVLLSCQGEENCMEQFSDEDNVTVKLNLSTRSVEAGESDMLDEYSSDPANWYKTGTLFPKPPALPRIALMIFNKDLNRYVYNSLISFNPDGVSGRYQIKVRIPKGETEFYAFYAPNQTGKDLPYYTPEGDFRNKIPWDFQKMGIEEINREAIVGAAFPAILKEQENGSIGLPSNSPYDGVDPSPANEKIIDWTETVAKPWEDVPGMSNRLHMGMLSGKAKATVQPSTGEQVQEVTVPLFRDFSRIRIYIASAAAHDRINYIYKRIAFLNFPVMMSPSFRENDSDEAQLAASSPSTENIMEHTGVYSYGIKNGGAMSIYEAPFTADGKIDHTQMENRKYEQFFLPQYLAPYIPESNTWQKGYPHPKIQLTVEHSDGGNNSQLKTKTFLFDVGEETSSGVYSGPIYPNRDYKVFIVLPESSDKEIIYRVEPWVRKNVDFPPFQ